One genomic segment of Nonomuraea coxensis DSM 45129 includes these proteins:
- a CDS encoding helix-turn-helix domain-containing protein produces the protein MANFAERLDLALTKRGFTGAQVASTLTEAGIPITRAYVSQLRTGKQTNPTLQVLRALASCLQVSVGWLVGDDHLESGAVEDLQVRAATLGLSASGLSEASLSVLRGVVELARRAEGLPDEPEPADGIPEAAAPLTGPQRRALGRRLHGLRLAADLSVEQVETALGKGAAPIAAIEEGRLAPPPITVERLLTLFGVGSPPIREYVLSLARGEREAAWYDAHSIPVWLATTYALERRATLIRTFHTQFVPPLLQTEEYARAAVTVMGPATLGQPTVEEALALVMARQEALNRDSGVVLWAIIDESVLLRSIVGRHIQLRQLETLMDQAKRPNVSLHVVPMDDPAYVPRTGPFTLWRFAEAFEADVACAHGIDRDELLTDTGAVESYHQAFTKLSVTTTTREETVELLSAHCERLSRSLGK, from the coding sequence GTGGCGAACTTCGCCGAGCGGCTCGATCTCGCGCTGACCAAGCGCGGATTCACCGGCGCGCAGGTCGCCTCCACGCTGACGGAGGCGGGCATCCCCATCACCCGCGCCTACGTCAGCCAGCTCCGCACGGGCAAACAGACCAACCCGACGCTCCAGGTGCTGCGGGCGCTGGCCTCCTGCCTCCAGGTGAGCGTGGGCTGGCTGGTCGGCGACGACCACCTGGAGTCCGGCGCCGTGGAGGACCTCCAGGTGCGCGCCGCCACGCTCGGCCTGTCCGCCTCGGGCCTGTCCGAGGCGTCGCTGAGCGTGCTGCGCGGCGTGGTCGAGCTCGCCCGCAGGGCCGAGGGCCTGCCCGACGAGCCCGAGCCCGCCGACGGCATCCCCGAGGCCGCCGCCCCGCTGACCGGCCCGCAGCGCCGCGCGCTCGGCCGCCGGCTGCACGGCCTGCGGCTGGCCGCCGACCTGTCGGTGGAGCAGGTCGAGACCGCGCTCGGCAAGGGCGCGGCGCCGATCGCCGCCATCGAGGAGGGCCGGCTCGCGCCGCCGCCGATCACCGTCGAGCGCCTGCTCACCCTCTTCGGCGTCGGCTCGCCGCCGATCCGCGAATACGTCCTGTCGCTGGCCCGCGGCGAGCGCGAGGCCGCCTGGTACGACGCGCACTCCATCCCGGTCTGGCTGGCCACCACCTACGCGCTGGAGCGGCGGGCCACGCTGATCCGCACCTTCCACACTCAGTTCGTGCCGCCGCTGCTGCAGACCGAGGAATACGCCCGCGCCGCGGTCACCGTGATGGGCCCGGCCACCCTCGGCCAGCCGACCGTCGAGGAGGCGCTCGCCCTGGTGATGGCCCGCCAGGAGGCGCTCAACCGCGACAGCGGCGTCGTGCTGTGGGCGATCATCGACGAGAGCGTGCTGCTGCGCTCGATCGTCGGCAGGCACATCCAGCTCCGCCAGCTGGAGACGCTGATGGACCAGGCCAAGCGGCCCAACGTCTCGCTGCACGTGGTGCCGATGGACGACCCCGCCTACGTGCCGCGCACCGGCCCCTTCACGCTCTGGCGCTTCGCGGAGGCGTTCGAGGCCGACGTCGCCTGCGCCCACGGCATCGACCGCGACGAGCTGCTCACCGACACCGGCGCGGTGGAGTCCTACCACCAGGCGTTCACCAAGCTGTCGGTGACGACGACCACCCGCGAGGAGACCGTCGAGCTGCTGAGCGC